In Microbacterium esteraromaticum, the following proteins share a genomic window:
- a CDS encoding ATP-binding cassette domain-containing protein gives MPDLTFEDVSITYRTSGRSGRGEVAAVKNISLRLPAGGTLGVAGESGSGKSTLAMSVLRLLPANATLTGRVMVGDTDVTELNFGALRALRWADASIIFQGAMHSLNPVRTVGQQITEALELHVTDAWRTEKDRRARVAELLRIVDLAPRKVDAYPHEMSGGQKQRVMIAMALACEPDIIIADEPTTALDVIVQKQILEMISSLVTERGISMLMISHDLSVLATACDRIAVMRDGELLEVGESLQVCLEPEHPYTRQLADAFPTIGDPSSRMNPASRRDRDPGASMKPAQGMSDEVLLEAKGLNVTYHGRGEALRAVKNVDLQVRRGEILALVGQSGSGKSTLARTLVGLQHPDEGSVVRFRGQDLPRGGRALREFRSEVQMVLQDPTAALNPKLSIYESVAEGLRVQRYQGDEAQRVAQSLADAELTPPERFMTAIPQELSGGQRQRAVIAGALALGPQMLVADEPVASLDASVRGEILSLLLSLRERLGLSALVITHDLGLAWNIADTVAVMYEGEIVEYGTTEQVLLDPQHTYTRRLLAAAPTIERTMS, from the coding sequence ATGCCCGATCTGACTTTCGAAGACGTCTCGATCACGTACCGGACGTCGGGCCGATCCGGGCGGGGCGAGGTGGCGGCCGTGAAGAACATCTCCCTGCGTCTGCCTGCCGGCGGCACTCTCGGCGTGGCAGGCGAGTCCGGCTCGGGCAAGTCCACCCTCGCGATGAGCGTGCTGCGGCTGCTGCCGGCGAACGCCACCCTCACGGGCCGGGTCATGGTGGGCGACACCGACGTCACCGAGCTGAACTTCGGAGCGCTGCGCGCGCTGCGCTGGGCCGACGCGTCAATCATCTTCCAGGGGGCGATGCACTCGCTGAACCCCGTGCGCACGGTCGGTCAGCAGATCACCGAGGCCCTCGAGCTGCACGTCACCGATGCCTGGCGCACCGAGAAGGACCGCCGGGCGCGGGTCGCGGAGCTGCTGCGCATCGTCGACCTGGCCCCGCGCAAGGTCGACGCGTACCCGCATGAGATGTCGGGCGGGCAGAAGCAGCGCGTGATGATCGCGATGGCGCTGGCCTGCGAGCCGGACATCATCATCGCCGACGAGCCGACGACGGCTCTCGACGTGATCGTGCAGAAGCAGATCCTCGAGATGATCAGCTCGCTGGTCACCGAGCGCGGCATCTCGATGCTGATGATCAGCCATGACCTGTCGGTGCTCGCGACCGCGTGCGATCGCATCGCCGTCATGCGCGACGGCGAGCTGCTCGAGGTCGGCGAGTCGCTGCAGGTGTGCCTCGAACCCGAGCATCCGTACACCAGGCAGCTCGCCGACGCCTTCCCGACCATCGGTGACCCGTCGTCGCGGATGAACCCCGCCAGCCGTCGCGACCGCGACCCCGGAGCGTCGATGAAGCCGGCGCAGGGGATGAGCGACGAGGTGCTGCTCGAGGCCAAGGGGCTCAATGTGACCTATCACGGTCGCGGCGAGGCTCTGCGGGCGGTGAAGAACGTCGACCTGCAGGTGCGGCGTGGTGAGATCCTCGCGCTGGTCGGGCAGTCGGGGTCGGGGAAGAGCACGCTCGCCCGAACGCTCGTCGGGCTGCAGCATCCGGATGAGGGGTCCGTCGTCCGCTTCCGCGGACAGGACCTGCCGCGCGGCGGACGCGCGCTGCGCGAGTTCCGCAGCGAGGTGCAGATGGTGCTGCAGGATCCGACGGCGGCCCTCAACCCGAAGCTCAGCATCTACGAGTCGGTCGCCGAGGGCCTGCGCGTGCAGCGCTACCAGGGCGACGAGGCCCAGCGCGTCGCGCAGAGCCTCGCCGATGCCGAGCTCACTCCGCCCGAGCGCTTCATGACCGCCATCCCTCAGGAGCTGTCGGGCGGGCAGCGCCAGCGTGCGGTGATCGCCGGAGCGCTCGCCCTGGGCCCGCAGATGCTCGTCGCCGACGAGCCCGTCGCGTCCCTGGACGCCTCGGTTCGCGGCGAGATCCTCTCGCTGCTGCTCTCTCTGCGCGAGCGCCTGGGGCTCAGCGCGCTCGTGATCACTCACGACCTCGGGCTCGCGTGGAACATCGCAGACACGGTGGCCGTGATGTACGAGGGCGAGATCGTCGAGTACGGCACCACAGAGCAGGTGCTGCTCGACCCGCAGCACACCTACACGAGGCGGCTCCTGGCGGCGGCGCCCACCATCGAGCGGACCATGTCATGA
- a CDS encoding M20/M25/M40 family metallo-hydrolase: MTKPWASDADLVLERIAHLVSIESPSFDVPASRDIAGDLAGWWTDAGAEVRLVTTESGVHLVAELAGEGEPLLLVGHTDTVWPRGALRGDVPWAIDGDTLRGPGVYDMKSGLVVMLAAAERLRDRPRRAVRAVLVCDEEVGSPSAQDLLRDCATGVSGVIGFESPHPDGALKVGRRGSTRIRLSIAGRAAHAALDPGAGVSAIDELVDQLVAIRAIVGDPSLPSEVLCNVGAIDGGGRANVVPAAASAEIGLRFIDGETETRVLEDMRALAPVRAGAQVQVEVLSHRPAWAASSADARLLARIEAAAQRVGQTAEGRPAAGAGDTNLLGSLGLPTVDGFGPRGGGAHAVTEHASLASTMQRIDLLEALLADVTG; the protein is encoded by the coding sequence ATGACCAAGCCCTGGGCGAGCGACGCCGATCTCGTCCTCGAGCGCATCGCGCACCTGGTCTCCATCGAGTCGCCGTCGTTCGACGTGCCCGCGAGCCGCGACATCGCCGGCGACCTCGCCGGCTGGTGGACGGACGCCGGCGCCGAAGTGCGCCTCGTGACGACCGAGAGCGGAGTGCACCTCGTCGCAGAGCTCGCCGGCGAGGGTGAACCGCTGCTGCTCGTGGGCCACACCGACACCGTCTGGCCGCGCGGCGCGCTCAGGGGAGATGTGCCGTGGGCCATCGACGGTGACACTCTGCGCGGCCCTGGCGTGTACGACATGAAGAGCGGGCTCGTCGTGATGCTCGCCGCCGCCGAGCGGCTGCGCGATCGTCCGCGACGAGCGGTTCGCGCTGTGCTGGTGTGCGACGAGGAGGTCGGCTCCCCCTCGGCGCAGGACCTGCTGCGCGACTGCGCCACGGGGGTCTCCGGGGTGATCGGGTTCGAGTCCCCGCATCCCGACGGCGCGCTGAAGGTCGGCCGCCGCGGCAGCACTCGGATCAGGCTGTCGATCGCGGGGCGCGCCGCGCACGCCGCTCTCGACCCCGGCGCGGGCGTCTCGGCGATCGACGAGCTCGTCGATCAGCTCGTCGCGATCCGCGCGATCGTCGGCGACCCCTCCCTGCCGTCGGAGGTGCTCTGCAACGTCGGTGCCATCGACGGAGGCGGACGAGCGAATGTGGTGCCCGCCGCCGCATCTGCCGAGATCGGCCTCCGCTTCATCGACGGCGAAACCGAGACGCGGGTGCTCGAGGACATGCGTGCCCTCGCCCCGGTGCGAGCGGGAGCGCAGGTGCAGGTAGAAGTGCTGAGCCACCGCCCCGCCTGGGCCGCCTCGAGTGCCGACGCCCGGCTGCTCGCGCGCATCGAGGCCGCTGCGCAGCGCGTGGGGCAGACGGCAGAGGGTCGCCCAGCGGCCGGCGCCGGCGACACCAACCTGCTCGGCAGCCTCGGCCTGCCGACGGTCGACGGCTTCGGCCCCCGCGGTGGCGGTGCCCACGCGGTCACCGAGCACGCGTCGCTGGCATCCACGATGCAGCGTATCGACCTGCTCGAAGCGCTGCTCGCCGACGTGACCGGCTGA
- a CDS encoding ABC transporter permease, giving the protein MSDAMPATEAVIIEEQGEARPRGVPALTYALTKIGGALISLAMVIILGFFAFKILPGDPAAAMARDRPMTPEQIQQLREQMGLDKPLWQQFGDYLVNVFTLNFGESYVYKESVASLIGQYFWNTILLTGTVAIIAIALGLWLGQKAGWMHGSLFDKVTTGTSLVLWSVPTFWLGLILLMVFGGTLRWFPTGGMVSPNPPDDVIGQILDVVSHMVLPVITMVAVVYAQYVMVMRASVMEEKSADYLVTARAKGLRDDLVRSRHAVPNALLPAVTLVFMHIGGLIAGAVTVETVFSWPGLGKLTFEAIQGPDLPLLQGTFVVFSAIIIVMNLAADFIYRWLDPRVRRA; this is encoded by the coding sequence ATGTCGGATGCGATGCCGGCCACCGAAGCCGTCATCATCGAGGAGCAGGGCGAGGCGCGACCGCGTGGAGTTCCTGCGCTGACCTACGCGCTCACCAAGATCGGCGGAGCGCTGATCAGCCTCGCGATGGTGATCATCCTCGGGTTCTTCGCGTTCAAGATCCTGCCGGGCGATCCTGCCGCGGCCATGGCGCGCGACCGCCCCATGACGCCGGAGCAGATCCAGCAGCTGCGCGAGCAGATGGGCCTCGACAAGCCACTGTGGCAGCAGTTCGGCGACTACCTCGTGAACGTGTTCACTCTGAACTTCGGCGAGAGCTACGTCTACAAGGAGTCCGTGGCGTCTCTCATCGGTCAGTACTTCTGGAACACGATCCTGCTGACCGGGACGGTCGCGATCATCGCGATCGCGCTCGGACTGTGGCTCGGGCAGAAGGCCGGATGGATGCACGGCTCGCTCTTCGACAAGGTCACCACCGGAACATCCCTCGTGCTGTGGTCGGTGCCGACCTTCTGGCTCGGTCTGATCCTCCTCATGGTGTTCGGCGGCACGCTGCGGTGGTTCCCGACCGGCGGGATGGTGTCGCCCAACCCGCCGGACGACGTGATCGGGCAGATCCTCGATGTCGTCTCGCACATGGTGCTGCCGGTGATCACGATGGTGGCCGTCGTCTACGCCCAGTACGTCATGGTGATGCGCGCCTCGGTGATGGAGGAGAAGAGCGCCGACTACCTCGTCACCGCCCGCGCGAAGGGCCTGCGCGACGACCTCGTGCGCAGCCGGCACGCGGTGCCGAACGCTCTGCTCCCCGCGGTCACGCTCGTCTTCATGCACATCGGCGGACTGATCGCCGGAGCGGTCACGGTCGAGACCGTCTTCTCATGGCCCGGGCTGGGCAAGCTCACCTTCGAGGCGATCCAGGGCCCCGACCTGCCCCTGCTGCAGGGCACCTTCGTGGTGTTCTCGGCGATCATCATCGTGATGAATCTCGCCGCCGACTTCATCTACCGCTGGCTCGACCCGAGAGTGAGGCGCGCATGA
- a CDS encoding serine hydrolase — MVIALPALDERVTWSIRIVDAGSGEVLAEHAPDVMCETASIGKIFLLIEVARRLVDGSLAPDDVVAIPDEHRVADSGLLYRMRSQTLSVHDAALLVGAFSDNLATNALISLCGLDRVRAVAPGLGYRDTALHDYIRSERTPDLPWTPSYGTGAELADVLRRLGAGQVISPEVSGMVMDWLAADADTSMVADALLLDPLAHVEAEYQGMILRHKTGSTSFARIDAGHLTGPAASVAYAVAANWKDSEIDLRAPVLDAMHAIGEQLRRHVTGRERDDAGMGQEPH; from the coding sequence ATGGTCATCGCCCTGCCCGCACTGGATGAGCGGGTGACCTGGTCGATCCGGATCGTCGACGCCGGATCGGGTGAGGTCCTGGCCGAGCACGCACCTGATGTGATGTGCGAGACCGCGAGCATCGGCAAGATCTTCCTGCTGATCGAGGTCGCCCGACGGCTTGTCGACGGCTCGCTGGCGCCCGATGATGTCGTCGCGATCCCCGACGAGCACCGCGTGGCCGACTCGGGGCTTCTCTACCGCATGCGCTCTCAGACGCTCTCGGTGCACGACGCCGCGCTGCTCGTGGGCGCGTTCAGCGACAACCTCGCCACCAACGCCCTGATCTCGCTGTGCGGTCTCGACCGGGTGCGCGCGGTCGCGCCTGGCCTCGGGTATCGCGACACCGCGCTGCACGACTACATCCGCTCGGAGCGCACACCCGATCTGCCGTGGACGCCGTCGTACGGCACGGGCGCCGAGCTGGCAGACGTGCTGCGCAGGCTCGGTGCAGGCCAGGTGATCTCGCCCGAGGTCAGCGGGATGGTGATGGACTGGCTCGCGGCAGACGCCGACACGTCGATGGTCGCTGACGCGCTGCTGCTCGATCCGCTCGCACACGTCGAGGCCGAGTACCAGGGCATGATCCTGCGTCACAAGACCGGCAGCACGTCGTTCGCCCGCATCGACGCCGGTCACCTGACGGGGCCGGCCGCGAGCGTCGCGTACGCGGTGGCCGCGAACTGGAAGGACAGCGAGATCGACCTGCGTGCTCCGGTGCTCGACGCCATGCACGCGATAGGCGAGCAGCTGCGTCGGCACGTCACCGGTCGCGAACGCGATGACGCGGGCATGGGGCAGGAGCCGCACTGA
- a CDS encoding ABC transporter substrate-binding protein: MRTRHSKHLVRALSVAAAAAMVLAPATASYAAPTGVHAADSSTPPSDKSDAKTLRIATSGFVDSFNPFTSIYLLPTNTLRYTYEFLVQNSQEDGSPTKGLADKWETSDGGKVWTFTLQDGLKWSDGEPITSDDVAFTYQSMIDDPALGVANGGLVANVDTIETPDEKTVVLNMKAPQAPNPGVEIPIVPKHVWEKIDSPAEHPNDKDVVGSGPFLLESYKANQFITLKANKDFWRGAPKIDRIQYIYYTNSDAQVQALRSGDVDMVTGLTATQFDALKDVEGIETHSGQGRRYAAISINVGLKTRDGQAYGNGNPALQDAAVRQAIRLGTDTDTLLDKVLGGYGVPATSFVPASYPKWTLPAEDEVIMDFDPEAAKKKLDEAGWVAGADGIRAKDGKPLSLRLFVDSTSITEQSQAEYFVPWMKEIGIDVKVEATDTDTITAETTKGNYDMYFSGWSQGADPDYQLGINTCMNLPTGTDGSGGTSQDGWCDPEFDKLYEEQHTELDQDKREKIVREMLRMNYEATPQIATWYANSLEAYRSDRFEGFSLQPKNEGIIANQSGYWGYLTVAPVSDEAAAAADGPNVGLIVTGVVIGVLVIGGIVFVMMRRRNSADVE, encoded by the coding sequence ATGCGAACACGTCACAGCAAACATCTGGTCCGTGCCCTGTCGGTCGCGGCTGCCGCCGCGATGGTGCTCGCACCCGCGACGGCCTCGTACGCAGCACCCACCGGCGTGCATGCGGCGGACTCGTCGACTCCCCCGTCCGACAAGTCGGACGCCAAGACGCTGCGCATCGCGACCTCGGGCTTCGTCGACTCGTTCAACCCGTTCACCTCGATCTACCTGCTGCCCACGAACACGCTGCGCTATACGTACGAGTTCCTCGTGCAGAACTCCCAGGAAGACGGCTCGCCCACCAAGGGCCTCGCCGACAAGTGGGAGACCTCCGACGGCGGCAAGGTGTGGACGTTCACCCTGCAGGACGGGCTGAAGTGGTCTGACGGCGAGCCGATCACCTCGGACGACGTGGCCTTCACGTACCAGTCGATGATCGACGACCCGGCGCTGGGCGTCGCGAACGGCGGCCTCGTCGCCAACGTCGACACGATCGAGACGCCCGACGAGAAGACCGTGGTGCTCAACATGAAGGCGCCGCAGGCGCCGAACCCCGGGGTCGAGATCCCGATCGTCCCGAAGCACGTGTGGGAGAAGATCGACAGCCCCGCCGAGCACCCGAACGACAAGGATGTCGTCGGCTCGGGTCCGTTCCTGCTCGAGAGCTACAAGGCGAACCAGTTCATCACGCTGAAGGCCAACAAGGACTTCTGGCGCGGTGCGCCGAAGATCGACCGCATCCAGTACATCTACTACACCAACTCGGATGCCCAGGTGCAGGCGCTGCGCTCTGGCGATGTCGACATGGTCACCGGCCTCACCGCAACGCAGTTCGACGCCCTGAAAGACGTCGAGGGTATCGAGACGCACTCGGGTCAGGGGCGCCGCTACGCGGCGATCAGCATCAACGTCGGTCTGAAGACCCGTGACGGGCAGGCGTACGGAAACGGCAACCCGGCCCTGCAGGACGCCGCCGTGCGTCAGGCGATCCGCCTGGGAACCGACACCGACACTCTCCTCGACAAGGTCCTGGGTGGATACGGCGTCCCCGCGACGAGCTTCGTGCCCGCGTCGTACCCGAAGTGGACCCTGCCCGCCGAGGACGAGGTCATCATGGACTTCGATCCCGAGGCGGCCAAGAAGAAGCTCGACGAGGCCGGCTGGGTGGCCGGGGCCGACGGCATCCGCGCCAAGGACGGCAAGCCGCTCTCGCTGCGCCTCTTCGTCGATTCGACGAGCATCACCGAGCAGTCCCAGGCCGAGTACTTCGTGCCGTGGATGAAGGAGATCGGCATCGACGTGAAGGTCGAGGCGACCGACACCGACACGATCACGGCCGAGACCACCAAGGGCAACTACGACATGTACTTCAGCGGCTGGAGCCAGGGGGCCGACCCCGACTACCAGCTCGGCATCAACACGTGCATGAACCTGCCCACCGGCACGGACGGCAGCGGCGGCACCTCGCAGGACGGCTGGTGCGACCCCGAGTTCGACAAGCTCTACGAAGAGCAGCACACCGAGCTCGACCAGGACAAGCGCGAGAAGATCGTGCGCGAGATGCTGCGGATGAACTACGAGGCCACGCCGCAGATCGCGACCTGGTACGCCAACAGCCTCGAGGCCTACCGCTCCGACCGCTTCGAGGGCTTCTCTCTGCAGCCCAAGAACGAGGGCATCATCGCCAACCAGTCCGGCTACTGGGGCTATCTGACCGTCGCCCCGGTGAGCGACGAGGCCGCGGCGGCCGCCGACGGTCCCAACGTCGGCCTGATCGTCACGGGCGTCGTGATCGGCGTGCTCGTGATCGGAGGCATCGTCTTCGTGATGATGCGCCGCCGCAACAGCGCCGACGTGGAATGA
- a CDS encoding DUF2520 domain-containing protein, with product MTRDGRLGIGIIGAGRVGPVVGAALAGAGHAVTGITSGSDDDRAAAVLPGVPVLDALEVVRRSELVIVAVPHDELPGLVSGIAELDGWQMGQLVLHTDPAYGIEVLRPAAARGAIPLAVHPAIAFTGTTIDLRQLQAAFAAVTAPAAVLPIAQALAVEMGCEPVVVAEDDREAYAEAIQTASEFSRAIVQQATGLLRGIGIENPGGYLSALVGSTVEQALRAASDPADPPLL from the coding sequence GTGACTCGTGACGGACGCCTGGGCATCGGCATCATCGGCGCAGGGCGGGTGGGGCCCGTTGTCGGAGCGGCTCTGGCCGGAGCCGGCCATGCGGTGACGGGTATCACCTCGGGCTCGGATGATGACCGAGCAGCCGCCGTGCTGCCAGGAGTTCCCGTGCTCGACGCCCTCGAGGTCGTGCGGCGCAGTGAGCTGGTCATCGTCGCGGTGCCGCACGATGAGCTGCCAGGGCTCGTCAGCGGCATAGCCGAGCTCGACGGCTGGCAGATGGGGCAGCTCGTGCTGCACACCGATCCGGCATACGGCATCGAGGTGCTGCGCCCGGCGGCCGCTCGTGGTGCGATCCCCCTCGCGGTGCACCCGGCGATCGCGTTCACCGGCACCACGATCGACCTTCGGCAGCTGCAGGCCGCGTTCGCCGCGGTCACCGCGCCGGCCGCTGTGCTGCCGATCGCGCAGGCGCTCGCCGTCGAGATGGGCTGCGAGCCTGTGGTCGTCGCCGAGGACGACCGGGAGGCGTACGCCGAGGCGATCCAGACGGCGTCCGAGTTCTCCCGCGCGATCGTGCAGCAGGCCACGGGACTGCTGCGCGGAATCGGCATCGAGAACCCCGGCGGATACCTGTCGGCTCTTGTCGGGTCGACGGTCGAGCAGGCTCTGCGGGCGGCATCCGACCCGGCCGATCCGCCGCTGCTCTGA
- a CDS encoding C39 family peptidase, whose translation MSPAAVTSPSTLSWRTRLVRADPVAGWDGRRWTSEPLEAGFAADQTIASWNLDPGHPAMIEISARAVSGGWHPWLPLAEWRSVGSRRSVSTPPSGAGSAPAVDTDVLMAADGAPFEAVRLRITLDEATEGHPLHLAAVSFSAPDHGPGNQRASHLSGPAAPLSGAAARLRPLSQRAYPARDDLGGGGPVWCSPTSLTMVMDAWQVAIPESTRDAPDGADPRVPWVAREAYDAPYDGTGNWSFNAAVAGGLGLAAVVTRLRSLDDARTLTAAGIPLIASIRFADRAELAGADYDAPTGHLVVVRGLTPEGDVLVADPASPGGEAGLRTYSRAEFDAVWARSRRTAYLVTPRGYPLPTASGEAPW comes from the coding sequence ATGTCACCCGCAGCCGTCACTTCGCCCTCGACGCTGAGCTGGCGCACCCGCCTGGTCAGAGCCGACCCCGTCGCCGGCTGGGACGGCCGGCGCTGGACCTCCGAGCCGCTCGAGGCCGGTTTCGCCGCAGACCAGACGATCGCCTCCTGGAACCTGGACCCCGGTCATCCCGCCATGATCGAGATCAGCGCCCGTGCTGTCAGCGGCGGGTGGCATCCGTGGCTTCCCCTCGCGGAATGGCGGTCGGTCGGGTCCAGGCGCAGCGTCTCCACTCCCCCGTCGGGCGCCGGTTCGGCGCCGGCCGTCGACACCGACGTGCTGATGGCAGCCGACGGCGCGCCGTTCGAGGCGGTGCGTCTGCGCATCACCCTCGATGAGGCGACGGAAGGGCATCCGCTTCACCTCGCCGCCGTGAGCTTTTCCGCACCCGACCACGGCCCGGGGAATCAGCGCGCGTCGCACCTGTCCGGCCCTGCCGCGCCGCTGTCGGGAGCCGCAGCGCGCCTTCGGCCCCTCTCCCAGCGGGCGTACCCCGCCCGCGACGACCTCGGCGGAGGCGGCCCGGTCTGGTGCTCGCCGACATCGCTCACGATGGTGATGGATGCCTGGCAGGTGGCGATCCCCGAGTCGACCCGCGATGCGCCGGACGGCGCCGACCCGCGCGTGCCATGGGTAGCCCGCGAAGCGTACGACGCGCCCTACGACGGCACAGGGAACTGGTCGTTCAATGCGGCGGTGGCGGGCGGCCTTGGTCTCGCAGCGGTCGTCACGCGACTGAGGTCACTGGACGACGCGCGGACACTGACAGCAGCGGGCATCCCGCTCATCGCCTCGATCCGGTTCGCCGACCGGGCAGAACTCGCAGGCGCCGACTACGACGCTCCGACCGGCCACCTCGTCGTGGTGCGGGGCCTCACGCCGGAGGGCGACGTGCTCGTGGCCGATCCGGCGAGCCCGGGTGGCGAGGCGGGCCTGCGCACCTACTCGCGGGCGGAGTTCGACGCCGTCTGGGCACGCAGCCGTCGCACCGCATACCTCGTCACGCCGCGTGGGTACCCGCTTCCGACCGCGTCGGGCGAGGCGCCGTGGTGA
- a CDS encoding S66 peptidase family protein, protein MTSVVAHPVVDRHAYLTDAPLRPGDRVRLVSPSGLGSAESLERAVGYYRDWGLDVVVGEHVLDPHPRAKYLAGSDETRRQDLVDAWLDPDADAVVCLRGGYGAMRLLDGIDWSAMRAAATRRDGRPKLLTGSSDITALHEAFRVHLDVPTLFCPMPANDVFRDSETIRADVHRWLFEPWGGREIVGPKTEVLVPGRASGRFTGGNLSLLAGALGAPESRAVPDGILFLEDIDEEAYRLDGFLLALLRSGRLAAASGVVLGSWHRCDQPDAVRALMTEYFADLGVPVLWEQGFGHDPDALSVPLNVDGVLDAAEDGIKLTVGEES, encoded by the coding sequence ATGACGAGCGTCGTCGCGCATCCGGTGGTCGACCGGCACGCGTATCTGACCGACGCGCCGCTGCGCCCCGGCGATCGGGTGCGCCTGGTGTCGCCGTCGGGCCTCGGCAGTGCCGAGAGCCTGGAGCGCGCGGTCGGCTACTACCGCGACTGGGGGCTGGACGTCGTCGTGGGCGAGCACGTGCTCGACCCGCATCCGCGCGCGAAGTACCTGGCGGGTTCCGATGAGACCCGCCGGCAGGACCTGGTCGACGCGTGGCTCGATCCGGATGCCGATGCCGTGGTGTGCCTGCGCGGCGGCTACGGCGCCATGCGCCTGCTCGACGGGATCGACTGGTCGGCGATGCGCGCGGCGGCGACTCGTCGCGATGGCCGGCCGAAGCTGCTGACCGGCTCGTCCGATATCACGGCACTGCACGAGGCGTTCCGTGTGCACCTCGACGTGCCGACGCTGTTCTGCCCGATGCCGGCCAATGACGTGTTCCGCGACTCCGAGACCATACGCGCCGATGTGCACCGCTGGCTCTTCGAGCCGTGGGGCGGGCGCGAGATCGTGGGGCCGAAGACCGAGGTGCTCGTACCGGGCCGCGCGAGCGGACGCTTCACCGGTGGCAACCTCAGCCTGCTCGCAGGGGCGCTCGGCGCGCCGGAGTCTCGTGCGGTGCCCGACGGCATCCTCTTCCTCGAGGACATCGACGAGGAGGCCTACCGGCTCGACGGGTTCCTTCTCGCGCTGCTGCGTTCGGGGCGTCTCGCCGCAGCATCCGGGGTCGTCCTCGGCTCGTGGCACCGGTGCGATCAGCCGGACGCCGTGCGTGCGCTGATGACCGAGTACTTCGCCGACCTCGGCGTGCCGGTGCTGTGGGAGCAGGGCTTCGGCCACGATCCGGATGCGCTGAGCGTGCCGCTCAACGTCGACGGCGTGCTGGATGCCGCGGAAGACGGCATCAAGCTGACCGTGGGGGAGGAGTCGTGA
- a CDS encoding ABC transporter permease: protein MSAEKLTVARSPRAMAWERRRGAFSAFCAEFARSRSGMIGLIFLLVVIVIAALAPVIAPAWMLDVTRLLDSPRFAPPSAEHLLGTDHQGREIWVRMVWGAQVSLVVGFAATAVSMIIGTIVGIAAGHFTGWAGGLLMRLIDFFLVLPSLILAIVLSSVLQRGVWTIVIAIGLTSWAGTARVVRSQTLSVESRDYIERSRVLGAGHWHIIVKHLLPGVLPLVLANTTLTVGSAIIAESTLSFLGLGDTTTQSWGAVLKNSMDVSAATSGYWWYVLVPGIAIVLVVLAFTLVGRAVENIINPTLRSR from the coding sequence ATGAGCGCTGAGAAGCTGACCGTCGCGCGCTCGCCGCGTGCCATGGCCTGGGAGCGTCGGCGCGGCGCGTTCAGTGCATTCTGTGCCGAGTTCGCGCGCAGTCGCTCGGGCATGATCGGCCTGATCTTCCTGCTGGTCGTGATCGTGATCGCCGCACTGGCGCCGGTCATCGCCCCCGCCTGGATGCTCGACGTGACGAGACTGCTGGACTCCCCGCGCTTCGCGCCGCCCTCGGCAGAGCACCTGCTGGGCACCGACCATCAGGGGCGCGAGATCTGGGTGCGCATGGTGTGGGGCGCCCAGGTGTCGCTCGTCGTCGGCTTCGCGGCGACCGCCGTCTCGATGATCATCGGCACGATCGTCGGCATCGCCGCCGGGCACTTCACCGGATGGGCCGGCGGCCTGCTCATGCGCCTGATCGACTTCTTCCTCGTGCTGCCCTCGCTGATCCTCGCGATCGTCCTGTCGTCGGTGCTGCAGCGCGGGGTGTGGACCATCGTGATCGCCATCGGCCTGACCTCATGGGCCGGGACGGCACGCGTCGTGCGCTCGCAGACGCTGTCGGTCGAGTCGAGGGACTACATCGAGCGGTCGCGGGTACTCGGTGCCGGCCACTGGCACATCATCGTCAAGCATCTGCTGCCAGGGGTGCTGCCGCTGGTGCTCGCCAACACGACCCTGACGGTCGGGTCGGCGATCATCGCCGAGTCGACGCTGTCGTTCCTCGGCCTGGGCGACACCACCACGCAGTCGTGGGGAGCCGTGCTGAAGAACTCGATGGACGTCTCGGCCGCGACGAGCGGCTACTGGTGGTACGTGCTCGTGCCTGGTATCGCGATCGTGCTCGTCGTGCTCGCCTTCACCCTCGTCGGCCGTGCCGTGGAGAACATCATCAACCCGACCCTGAGGAGCCGTTGA